The Argentina anserina chromosome 3, drPotAnse1.1, whole genome shotgun sequence genome includes a region encoding these proteins:
- the LOC126789599 gene encoding vesicle-associated membrane protein 721-like: MAQKSLIYAFVARGTVILAEYTEFSGNFNSIAFQCLQKLPATNNKFTYNCDAHTFNYLVDNGFTYCVVADESAGRQVPIAFLERVKDDFVAKYGGGKAATAAANSLNKEFGSKLKEHMQYCVDHPEEISKLAKVKAQVSEVKGVMMENIEKVLDRGEKIELLVDKTETLHHQAQDFRNVGTKMRRKMWLQNMKVKLIVLGILIALILIIILSVCHGFNCGK, encoded by the exons ATGGCGCAGAAGTCGCTGATCTACGCGTTCGTGGCGCGAGGCACGGTGATTCTAGCCGAGTACACCGAATTCAGCGGCAATTTCAACTCCATAGCCTTCCAGTGCCTCCAGAAGCTTCCCGCCACCAACAACAAGTTCACCTACAACTGCGACGCCCACACCTTCAACTACCTCGTCGACAATGGCTTCA CATACTGTGTGGTGGCGGATGAATCAGCTGGAAGACAAGTGCCTATTGCTTTTCTGGAGCGTGTGAAGGATGATTTTGTTGCGAAATACGGTGGTGGGAAGGCTGCCACAGCTGCTGCCAACAGTCTCAACAAGGAGTTTGG CTCGAAGTTGAAGGAACATATGCAATACTGTGTTGATCATCCTGAAGAGATAAGCAAGCTCGCTAAGGTTAAGGCCCAGGTCTCAGAAGTTAAAGGTGTTATGATGGAGAACATTGAAAAG GTTTTGGATAGAGGAGAAAAGATAGAGCTTTTGGTTGATAAGACTGAGACCCTTCATCATCAG GCACAAGACTTCCGGAATGTTGGTACTAAAATGAGAAGGAAGATGTGGCTGCAGAACATGAAGGTGAAGCTGATTGTCTTGGGAATTCTGATTGCATTGATCCTCATCATTATCCTCTCAGTTTGCCATGGTTTCAACTGCGGAAAATGA
- the LOC126787919 gene encoding LOW QUALITY PROTEIN: protein OSB4, chloroplastic-like (The sequence of the model RefSeq protein was modified relative to this genomic sequence to represent the inferred CDS: deleted 1 base in 1 codon) produces the protein MNSLRLRSTPLTKRLPLPPLLSHFSTTSWSSFTKPKTPNTHTISTPRFTPPSTKPTFPRPSQVPFQPKVANSVRLTGHVTSPLTAHTAPDGAFFASTVLSASSSTRSLRIPIIFEGDLAHVASLHVKSGDYVFVSGGLRSDLNHIMAGEGEARLQVKVDTLNFVEESFPMNKRSKDGSEERSFDHTVASGKNDMNESLKDLRVWKDILAKPHEWWLVRSKEGSLKAAAFECKSNGELRIIDESTPDWIRHKLDSLTFDQKPISHSSETSLKEDVDSTLDTWKDLLDNSKQWEDYRDLKHNKLVKQTYPDFKRNDGGHAIWLNKAPRWVLSELKGKKFDVPVLKSNQSNEGRGDKSWKDLVENPDKWWDNRLDKRNAKAPDFKHKETKEALWLSSSPEWAIPMLPPLKTLQLRQTDDTNVPLPINMQGSVNGV, from the exons ATGAACTCCCTCCGCCTCCGATCAACCCCCTTAACCAAACGCCTTCCACTCCCTCCCTTACTCTCCCACTTCTCCACCACCTCCTGGTCCTCCTTCACTAAACCCAAAACCCCAAACACCCACACCATCTCCACCCCACGCTTTACTCCGCCCTCCACCAAGCCCACCTTCCCTCGCCCCTCCCAAGTCCCCTTCCAGCCCAAAGTCGCCAACTCCGTCCGCCTCACCGGCCACGTCACCTCCCCGCTTACTGCCCACACTGCCCCCGACGGCGCTTTCTTTGCCTCCACCGTTCTCTCCGCGTCTTCTTCGACCAGGTCTCTCCG GATTCCGATTATTTTCGAGGGGGATTTGGCTCATGTTGCGAGTTTGCATGTGAAAAGTGGGGactatgtttttgtttccggAGGTTTGAGGTCGGATTTGAATCATATTATGGCTGGTGAGGGTGAGGCTCGTTTACAG GTTAAGGTGGATACGCTCAACTTTGTTGAGGAGTCTTTTCCGATGAATAAAAGATCCAAAGATGGCAGTGAAGAAAGGAGCTTTGATCACACTG TGGCAAGTGGAAAGAATGATATGAATGAATCATTGAAGGATCTCCGTGTGTGGAAAGACATCCTTGCCAAGCCTCATGAGTGGTGGCTTGTCAGGTCAAAAGAG GGTTCCCTAAAGGCTGCAGCCTTTGAGTGTAAGAGTAATGGCGAGTTACGTATCATTGATGAATCAACTCCTGATTGGATCAGGCATAAGTTAGATTCATTGACATTTGATCAAAAACCGATATCACATAGTTCTGAAA CCAGTTTGAAGGAAGATGTGGACTCTACGTTAGATACTTGGAAAGACCTTCTTGACAATTCAAAACAATGGGAGGACTACCGTGATCTAAAGcataataaattg GTGAAGCAAACTTACCCTGATTTCAAGCGGAATGATGGTGGGCATGCAATCTGGCTTAACAAGGCACCACGGTGGGTTTTGTCAGAGCTTAAAGGCAAGAAGTTTGATGTTCCAGTTCTGAAGTCCAACCAATCAAATGAGGGTAGAG GTGATAAATCCTGGAAGGACTTGGTGGAAAACCCAGATAAATGGTGGGACAACAGATTGGATAAG CGGAATGCAAAAGCTCCAGACTTTAAGCACAAAGAAACTAAAGAAGCACTGTGGCTTAGCAGTTCACCGGAATGGGCGATCCCCATGCTGCCACCTTTAAAAACACTG CAATTGCGACAAACTGATGATACGAATGTGCCTCTTCCTATAAACATGCAAGGATCCGTTAACGGTGTTTGA
- the LOC126787941 gene encoding uncharacterized protein LOC126787941 isoform X1, with the protein MEAAAGNKDQIVDVRSVVEAVSADDSSDAPLYKVESLCMRCGENGTTSFLFTVIPNFRKILLSAFECPHCNERNNEVQFAGELQPKGCTYRLEVPSGDPKMLNRQVVKSEFATIKIPELDFEIPPESQSGSLSTVEGILLRAADELQALQGERKRVDPHTAEAIDQFLIKLRACATADSSFTFVLDDPSGNSFIENLFAPSLDPSLSIKFYERSPEQQSVLGYVVDSSQTGHAHDIEATNPIGSDQEQRVPHGSIGAVAGHRAIAQSNTEEISEALFRYSAPEEVMTFPSTCGTCAAKCETRMFVTNIPYFQQVIVMASTCDACGYRNSEVKPGGRIPDKGKKITLCVKNVKDLSRDVIKSDTAGVKIPELDLELGSGTLGGLVTTVEGLITKICESLERVHGFSFGDSHDQNKKSKWLNFTARLNKLLSLEEPFTLILDDALANSFIAPVTDDMKDDHQLLFKEYERSWEQNEDLGLNDIDTSSADAAYIIQEAGAADKTHL; encoded by the exons ATGGAAGCAGCAGCAGGTAACAAAGACCAAATCGTCGACGTCCGCTCCGTCGTCGAAGCCGTCTCCGCCGACGACTCCTCCGACGCCCCTCTCTACAAAGTCGAAAGCCTCTGTATGCGTTGCGGCGAAAAC GGCACAACCAGCTTCTTGTTCACTGTAATCCCAAACTTCAGAAAG ATTTTGCTTTCGGCTTTCGAGTGTCCCCATTGCAATGAGAG gaataatgaggttcagtTTGCTGGTGAGCTTCAACCCAAGGGATGTACCTACCGCTTGGAGGTGCCTTCCGGGGATCCCAAG ATGCTTAATAGACAAGTGGTGAAATCTGAGTTTGCTACTATCAAG ATTCCTGAATTAGATTTTGAGATTCCTCCAGAGTCTCAGAGTGGTTCGTTGTCTACG GTGGAAGGGATATTATTACGAGCAGCGGATGAGCTGCAGGCCCTTCAAGGAGAACGCAAG AGAGTGGATCCTCATACCGCTGAAGCTATTGACCAATTTTTAATAAAGCTGAGAGCATGCGCAACGGCAGATTCATCTTTCACTTTCGTTTTAGATGACCCTTCGGGAAACAGCTTTATTGAGAACCT GTTTGCTCCATCCCTTGATCCATCACTAAGTATCAAATTTTATGAGCGATCTCCGGAGCAACAATCAGTGCTAGGGTATGTTGTTGACTCATCACAAACAGGACATGCTCATGATATAGAAGCAACGAATCCAATTGGTTCTGACCAGGAGCAAAGAGTACCACATGGTTCAATTGGTGCAGTAGCTGGTCATCGAGCCATTGCTCAGAGTAATACTGAGGAAATTTCTGAAGCTTTGTTTCGATACTCTGCACCAGAGGAG GTGATGACTTTCCCATCAACGTGCGGAACTTGTGCGGCAAAGTGTGAGACTCGAATGTTTGTCACCA ACATCCCATACTTCCAACAAGTAATTGTCATGGCATCCACATGTGACGCTTGTGGTTACCGCAATTCTGAG GTGAAGCCTGGTGGAAGAATTCCCgataaaggaaagaaaattacTCTTTGCGTAAAGAATGTTAAGGATCTTAGTCGTGATGTCATAAAG TCGGATACTGCAGGTGTGAAAATTCCGGAGCTTGATTTGGAGCTGGGTAGTGGGACTCTTGGAGGACTTGTCACAACTGTTGAAGGGTTGATCACGAAAATTTGTGAAA GTCTGGAGAGAGTGCATGGATTTTCTTTTGGAGATAGTCATgatcaaaacaagaaaagcAAATGGTTAAACTTTACAGCACGTCTAAATAAG CTTCTGAGTTTAGAAGAGCCTTTTACTTTAATTCTTGATGATGCATTGGCCAACTCTTTCATTGCACCCGTGACTGATGATATGAAAGATGATCACCAGCTATTGT TTAAGGAGTACGAGAGGTCATGGGAGCAGAACGAGGACTTGGGTCTAAATGATATCGATACCTCCTCCGCTGATGCTGCATACATTATTCAGGAGGCTGGGGCAGCAGACAAGACccatttgtaa
- the LOC126787941 gene encoding uncharacterized protein LOC126787941 isoform X2 produces MEAAAGNKDQIVDVRSVVEAVSADDSSDAPLYKVESLCMRCGENGTTSFLFTVIPNFRKILLSAFECPHCNERNNEVQFAGELQPKGCTYRLEVPSGDPKMLNRQVVKSEFATIKIPELDFEIPPESQSGSLSTVEGILLRAADELQALQGERKRVDPHTAEAIDQFLIKLRACATADSSFTFVLDDPSGNSFIENLFAPSLDPSLSIKFYERSPEQQSVLGYVVDSSQTGHAHDIEATNPIGSDQEQRVPHGSIGAVAGHRAIAQSNTEEISEALFRYSAPEEVMTFPSTCGTCAAKCETRMFVTNIPYFQQVIVMASTCDACGYRNSESDTAGVKIPELDLELGSGTLGGLVTTVEGLITKICESLERVHGFSFGDSHDQNKKSKWLNFTARLNKLLSLEEPFTLILDDALANSFIAPVTDDMKDDHQLLFKEYERSWEQNEDLGLNDIDTSSADAAYIIQEAGAADKTHL; encoded by the exons ATGGAAGCAGCAGCAGGTAACAAAGACCAAATCGTCGACGTCCGCTCCGTCGTCGAAGCCGTCTCCGCCGACGACTCCTCCGACGCCCCTCTCTACAAAGTCGAAAGCCTCTGTATGCGTTGCGGCGAAAAC GGCACAACCAGCTTCTTGTTCACTGTAATCCCAAACTTCAGAAAG ATTTTGCTTTCGGCTTTCGAGTGTCCCCATTGCAATGAGAG gaataatgaggttcagtTTGCTGGTGAGCTTCAACCCAAGGGATGTACCTACCGCTTGGAGGTGCCTTCCGGGGATCCCAAG ATGCTTAATAGACAAGTGGTGAAATCTGAGTTTGCTACTATCAAG ATTCCTGAATTAGATTTTGAGATTCCTCCAGAGTCTCAGAGTGGTTCGTTGTCTACG GTGGAAGGGATATTATTACGAGCAGCGGATGAGCTGCAGGCCCTTCAAGGAGAACGCAAG AGAGTGGATCCTCATACCGCTGAAGCTATTGACCAATTTTTAATAAAGCTGAGAGCATGCGCAACGGCAGATTCATCTTTCACTTTCGTTTTAGATGACCCTTCGGGAAACAGCTTTATTGAGAACCT GTTTGCTCCATCCCTTGATCCATCACTAAGTATCAAATTTTATGAGCGATCTCCGGAGCAACAATCAGTGCTAGGGTATGTTGTTGACTCATCACAAACAGGACATGCTCATGATATAGAAGCAACGAATCCAATTGGTTCTGACCAGGAGCAAAGAGTACCACATGGTTCAATTGGTGCAGTAGCTGGTCATCGAGCCATTGCTCAGAGTAATACTGAGGAAATTTCTGAAGCTTTGTTTCGATACTCTGCACCAGAGGAG GTGATGACTTTCCCATCAACGTGCGGAACTTGTGCGGCAAAGTGTGAGACTCGAATGTTTGTCACCA ACATCCCATACTTCCAACAAGTAATTGTCATGGCATCCACATGTGACGCTTGTGGTTACCGCAATTCTGAG TCGGATACTGCAGGTGTGAAAATTCCGGAGCTTGATTTGGAGCTGGGTAGTGGGACTCTTGGAGGACTTGTCACAACTGTTGAAGGGTTGATCACGAAAATTTGTGAAA GTCTGGAGAGAGTGCATGGATTTTCTTTTGGAGATAGTCATgatcaaaacaagaaaagcAAATGGTTAAACTTTACAGCACGTCTAAATAAG CTTCTGAGTTTAGAAGAGCCTTTTACTTTAATTCTTGATGATGCATTGGCCAACTCTTTCATTGCACCCGTGACTGATGATATGAAAGATGATCACCAGCTATTGT TTAAGGAGTACGAGAGGTCATGGGAGCAGAACGAGGACTTGGGTCTAAATGATATCGATACCTCCTCCGCTGATGCTGCATACATTATTCAGGAGGCTGGGGCAGCAGACAAGACccatttgtaa